A genome region from Desulfovibrio sp. TomC includes the following:
- a CDS encoding CBS and ACT domain-containing protein encodes MLIKDWMSKSPVTAKPSTSIMKAAKLMKENGFGRLPVVDDDGRLVGIVSDRDIKEASPSKATTLDMHELYYLLSEIKVGDIMTKTVITIAPDDTVEKAAVLMLRHSVGGMPVVDAGGLVVGVITDSDIFKVLVSITGVLSGGMQFAFELPNVSGSLKTVLDDLKAHDVRILSILTNYDDDKPETRTVYIRVRPMDDAQAKEVIDRLKANHNLLYWAKDVM; translated from the coding sequence ATGCTGATAAAGGATTGGATGAGCAAGTCCCCGGTCACGGCCAAGCCGAGCACCTCCATCATGAAGGCGGCCAAGCTCATGAAGGAAAATGGCTTTGGCCGCCTGCCCGTGGTTGACGACGACGGCCGACTGGTCGGCATCGTCTCGGACCGCGACATCAAGGAAGCCTCGCCTTCCAAGGCCACCACCCTGGATATGCACGAGCTGTACTACCTGCTCTCGGAGATCAAGGTGGGCGACATCATGACCAAAACGGTCATCACCATCGCTCCCGACGATACCGTGGAAAAGGCCGCCGTGCTCATGCTGCGCCACAGCGTCGGCGGCATGCCCGTGGTCGATGCCGGCGGACTTGTGGTCGGCGTCATCACCGACAGCGATATTTTCAAGGTGCTCGTCAGCATCACCGGCGTCTTAAGCGGCGGCATGCAGTTTGCCTTCGAACTGCCCAACGTCTCCGGCAGCCTCAAGACCGTCCTTGACGACCTCAAGGCCCATGACGTGCGCATCCTCAGCATCCTCACCAATTACGACGACGACAAGCCCGAGACCCGCACCGTCTATATCCGCGTGCGCCCCATGGACGACGCCCAGGCCAAGGAAGTCATCGACCGCCTCAAGGCCAATCACAACCTGCTCTACTGGGCCAAAGACGTCATGTAG
- a CDS encoding zinc-dependent alcohol dehydrogenase, giving the protein MKALLYRRSIPRYLACTLASKLAPRRFFSSLAPLSLETVPFDPPKGWVALRPRLCGICGSELGLLRGLESPLLEPYASLPFILGHEMVAELEEDVPELGLRSGGRVVVEPGLPCAVRGLPDCPSCREGRYNRCERFLDGDLPPGSFLGFTRRAGGAMADRTAAHPSRLVAVPDEVGDEDAVLTDSLASALQPVLDHFPKDGATVLIYGAGIVGQHVLRCLRALGSRSRILVAARHPVQVALARAGGADATISPRSRQELAEAIGARFVPTSLGGGNIEGGVDLIFDCVGSSRTFGDGLLALAAGGSYVMVGAGARIHDVDISSLWFRELTIAGSSGCATGPDPRRPGERVRTYALALELLASGTYPTAGLLTHTFALDAWRQAFATAFDKRASGSVKVAFDLRPALAG; this is encoded by the coding sequence ATGAAGGCCCTCCTGTACCGTCGCAGCATTCCGCGTTATCTGGCCTGCACCCTGGCCTCGAAGCTGGCGCCCAGGCGGTTTTTTTCGTCTTTGGCCCCGCTTTCGCTTGAAACCGTGCCCTTTGACCCGCCCAAGGGCTGGGTTGCCCTGCGGCCCCGGCTGTGCGGCATCTGCGGTTCGGAGCTGGGGTTGCTGCGGGGGCTCGAATCGCCGTTGCTCGAACCGTACGCCAGCCTGCCGTTTATTTTGGGCCATGAGATGGTGGCCGAGCTTGAAGAGGACGTGCCGGAGCTTGGGCTGCGGTCCGGGGGACGGGTGGTGGTGGAGCCGGGGCTGCCGTGCGCGGTCCGCGGGTTGCCGGACTGCCCCAGTTGCCGGGAGGGACGGTACAACCGTTGCGAGCGGTTTCTTGACGGCGATCTGCCGCCGGGGTCGTTTCTTGGGTTCACGCGCCGGGCCGGCGGGGCCATGGCCGATCGCACGGCCGCCCATCCCTCGCGCCTTGTGGCCGTGCCGGACGAGGTCGGCGACGAGGACGCGGTGCTGACCGATTCCCTGGCCTCGGCCCTGCAGCCGGTGCTTGACCATTTCCCGAAGGACGGGGCCACGGTGCTCATTTACGGGGCGGGGATCGTCGGCCAGCATGTGCTGCGCTGTCTGCGGGCTCTTGGCAGCCGCAGCCGGATACTGGTGGCGGCGCGCCATCCGGTCCAGGTGGCCCTGGCCCGGGCGGGCGGGGCGGACGCGACCATTTCGCCGCGAAGCCGTCAGGAACTGGCCGAGGCCATCGGGGCGCGCTTTGTGCCGACCAGCCTTGGCGGCGGCAATATCGAGGGCGGGGTGGACCTGATTTTTGACTGCGTCGGGTCGTCGCGCACCTTTGGCGACGGGCTGCTGGCCCTGGCGGCCGGCGGCAGCTACGTCATGGTGGGGGCCGGGGCGCGCATTCACGACGTGGATATTTCCAGCCTGTGGTTTCGGGAGCTGACCATTGCCGGCTCCTCGGGCTGCGCCACCGGCCCGGACCCGCGCCGTCCCGGAGAGCGGGTTCGCACCTACGCCCTGGCGCTTGAGCTGCTGGCCTCGGGCACGTATCCGACGGCGGGCCTCTTGACCCACACCTTTGCCCTGGACGCGTGGCGGCAGGCCTTTGCCACCGCCTTTGACAAGCGGGCTTCCGGTAGCGTCAAGGTGGCCTTTGATCTGCGTCCGGCCTTGGCCGGGTGA
- a CDS encoding bile acid:sodium symporter family protein, whose protein sequence is MLTRVAHFVERSFLSLALGFSALALVWPGLFTWLAPYISPALGVIMFGMGLTLRVGDFAGLLPKWRLVVLGTALQFTIMPGVAMAVARLFALDPQTAVGVVLVGACPGGTASNVVTYLAGGNLALSVVLTLATTLLAPILTPAIVAAYCGTRLQVDALAMAGSVFWIVAFPVMDGLILRRLLRQRLEPVLAVFPPLSMLVVAMVIACVVGLNRETVLAFPGMVMAAVVLHNLAGFALGWLGARALTRDRADVAAIAIEVGMQNSGLGVALAKLYFTPAAALPAALFSLEQNLAGVALARWWRRGGGGQPSSGQVQVSRASRT, encoded by the coding sequence ATGCTCACGCGCGTTGCCCATTTCGTTGAAAGATCATTTTTGTCCCTGGCCCTGGGATTTTCCGCCCTGGCCCTGGTCTGGCCGGGACTTTTCACCTGGCTGGCCCCGTACATCTCGCCGGCCCTGGGCGTCATCATGTTCGGCATGGGCCTGACGCTTCGGGTCGGGGACTTTGCCGGACTGTTGCCCAAATGGCGGCTGGTGGTCCTGGGGACGGCCCTGCAATTCACCATCATGCCCGGGGTGGCCATGGCCGTGGCCCGGCTTTTCGCCCTCGACCCCCAGACGGCGGTCGGCGTGGTGCTGGTCGGGGCCTGTCCGGGCGGCACGGCTTCCAATGTCGTCACCTATCTGGCCGGCGGCAATCTGGCCTTGTCCGTGGTCCTCACCCTGGCAACCACCCTGCTGGCCCCCATCCTCACCCCGGCCATTGTGGCTGCCTACTGCGGCACGCGCCTTCAGGTCGACGCCCTGGCCATGGCCGGTTCGGTGTTCTGGATCGTGGCCTTTCCGGTCATGGACGGCCTGATTTTGCGCCGGCTGCTGCGCCAACGCCTGGAGCCGGTGCTGGCGGTGTTTCCGCCGTTATCCATGTTGGTGGTGGCCATGGTCATCGCCTGCGTGGTGGGACTGAACCGCGAGACGGTGCTGGCCTTCCCGGGAATGGTAATGGCGGCGGTGGTGCTGCACAATCTGGCCGGCTTCGCCCTGGGCTGGCTTGGGGCTAGGGCGCTCACCCGGGACCGGGCCGACGTGGCCGCCATTGCCATCGAGGTGGGGATGCAGAATTCCGGCCTGGGCGTGGCCCTGGCCAAGCTCTATTTCACGCCGGCGGCGGCCCTGCCGGCCGCGCTTTTCAGCCTGGAGCAGAATCTGGCCGGGGTGGCCCTGGCCCGGTGGTGGCGTCGCGGCGGAGGCGGTCAGCCTTCGTCGGGGCAGGTCCAGGTTTCCAGGGCAAGCCGGACCTGA